The DNA sequence aataataataattggctTAGAAAGCTCAGTAGCAGATTGCTCTTTATTGGATGTATAGAGCACTACATAAAAGTCAATAACAAAGAGCTGAGGAaattgcacattattattattattattattattattattattatcattattattattattattattattattattattattattatcactggCTTCCTGCAATCATGTAAATCAGAGTacatatgaaataatatttattttgaaaaaaaaaagcaatgaaaataatctcattttcatttctgtttatttctattcTTGAGAGAATGATGACAAAATGAGGAagtttaatgaaaaattaaaatacaagacaaaaataaaaactgtcatTATAATTATGAGCTAAGCATTATCATTCATCATTACAGTTTTTTTCACTCttcactcctcacacacttctTCACCTCAGTACTGAAAGTGAACTGAACTGTAAATGCATTTCGTGAACACAGTCTTCAAAATTATTGCACAGTTTTCACTCATTTTACAGCTTAATACGTTTCATCAAACTTATATTTTCTAGAACTTCCAGGTTTTATTCCGGTTGTATAAGAAAATGTATTCTGTACAATCAGAATAAAGTTCTGTTTATAATccatcatttttataaatgcttACACTATAGatcaaaataaatcaacagTTCTAGTACAAACaatgtaaaaagaaatatttactaaatcatcagacagaacacacacacatacacacacacacacacacacagtgtaattaCGGTGGTGATGAGTGTAAAATTAcattcatgttatttatttaaagtttaaataataatatataataatttatcacacactgtaattactGTGTGTTTATCACTGTGTTCTGATTATTGCAGAGGGGCTTCTCCTTTtgaccacagacacacacacacacacacacacacacacacacacacacacacttagaagCTCCTCAGCAAAGCAACCGTGTCACTGCTTGAGCTGAATCTCACtgtaacaacaataacaacaataattattttatacttacagtttatttatgtgtgtgtgtgtgtgtgtgtgtgtgtgtgtgtgtgtacagaccTTGTGATGTGGGTTGCTCTGTATCAGAGTGATCAGTTTCCTCTTCATTGTTGTCCATCTGAATGAAACACAAGCGGAGACAGACACATGAAAAATACTAATcattaataatgtgtgtgtgtgtgtgtgtgtgtgtgtgtgtgtgtgaatttactCCTCCTTTCTCCTGCAGTTTCTTCCTTAGTTCTGCATTCTCCCTTTGCAGGACTTTATTCTgtagaaaacagagagagagagagagagagagagttacataatgctatttaattaatttattattatatactttaaTTACTACTATATAAATAGAAGcttaaaaagtatgaagtttATACAAACTGagagtaaattaaaatacaatagaATAAGTAAAAGTATggtgaataaatacattaattgtatttcatataatttatatatatatatatatatatatatatatatatatatatatatatatatatatatatatatatatacatatattatataatttaataaaagcattttcactgtgtgtattatagattattatgtTATCgaattataattaaaaacatttctttacattaacacacattctgtgtactgaatattaatatttgtttatttcactttaatgtttatttaaatgaaacaatAGCAGAGAGTAAAATATCTGTGGCTCTAAATCATAAAAATGTATCCCACTTTATCAATTTACTAAAACTGTTAATTATCCCCAATCCtaattattttacacaaaaatattgACACCCCTGCAGTTCCTTCACACCCACCAGGGGGCGACAGAGTAAATCATCCACTGATGACGTGTCATATataaacatcacattttcattaacgctgattttataaatattactgtTATTCAAAAGCAcctttcagtaaaaaaaaaaaaaaaaaaaaaaacaggaagtaaacacgGAGTAAACAGAAAGCCTGCaaaactgttgtttttatttttcagaaagtACTTTATTACACACTGCACTTATGACCATCATGATCACAAACAGGCAACATTTTAAATCAGGACAATAACCAGAAACTCAGAAACACTCTGCAtacatcccaaaccacatgctGATCACTAACTAGTGCACCTTTTTAGTGACTTTCATGTAGAATATCCAGTGCACTCAGGGTCTGAATATAAAGCAACTAGAGTAATGGAACAGTCATTACGGTGGCTAGTGGACATTTCTAAGGGGAAGTGGACAAGGGGAAGTGTCTAAAACAGTATTGTAACGTGGCCCTAGTTCCTCACCTTGTGTCTGAGGGCCTCCACCACCAGATCACGACTTCCCCTCACGCTGTCCGAGCTTCTGCTGGCCTGGAACGCGTCTCCAATCACCGACACCAGCAGGTGAGACTGAAGAGAAAGGAGAgtttatgaatatgcaaattagacatAATTTCCCACCCTGACCTATTAGTAAACTACAccgatcagccaatcacaaactAGATCGTATGACATCACTACAAGTCTTGGTTTACATCCTCATTTATTACATCCTCGATTACAttccatttatttaacaatagcCCAAAACCTGTTAGAATATAATGTTACTATGATAACCATCTGTTAATTAACTAGCACTAgctcagttagctagctagcttagcagaCATCTTCTGTGGCTAAAAGTTTCCAGTTATTTTTTATCCTctaataatttgtatttattaaactCTCTCTTAGTATATATTAAAGTCTGTCTGTGAGACACTTTATTTATCATGTGAAGGACTCAGATCAAATTCAACACATAAAACCACCCTGAAATGCGTACTGAATATATTACTGAAATTtaaattgatattgatattattctGATATTGATACTCACAAACTTTGAGCTCTGGAAGACGTAGCAGTGGTGTGAGTCGAGAGCTGGGTGTTTCGCCATGAAGCCGAACAGTTTGGGCTGAAACTGATGAACAGCGCAGAAAGACACGGACGAGAGAGTGCAGGAGTACAGCATGaactaacagacagacagggagtgagacagagcgtgagagtgagagtgagagtgagacagagacggagacagagacagagacagacagagacagagacagacagagagtgagagtgagacggagacagacagagacggagacagagacagagagagacagacagagacagacagagagagaaacagtgatgcagacagagagtgagacagagacagagacggagagagacagagagagaaacagtgatgcagacagagagtgagatggagacagagacagacagagacggagacagagacagagagagacagacagagacagacagagagagaaacagtgatgcagacagagagtgagatggagacagagacagacagagagtgagacagagacggagatggagacagacagagatggagacagacagagacggagatggagacagagagtgagacagagatgagacagacagagacggagacagatggagacagagacgGAGACAGATAAAAGGTTATCATAAcatttatagtatattttataatataattaattcatttttcattttgtattgaAACAGGAGGCTAAAAATTTTTACCATGCTAATTTGAATATTGTAATTAGCAGATCCCAAATCCCGCCCACTATTATCATACAGGACACTGAAGTGAGATCGCAAACAGCTCAGAGAAATATTcgatattatattaaatatgaaagtataattattctattttaaattattaataaattattattaaatattaaactacTTAGCTGTTTATATTATTCTGATTTATTCTAATTTAGTAATGCGCATAACTCTGTGTAACTTTCCTTTAATCACAATTCCTACTATTGACTGTGTGTATCTATAAAtctgatgaatatgtgtgtgtgtgtgtgagagagagagagagagagagagaggggcagtTTTACTTTAGTCTTATGTTCCAGGATGTCGATGGAACTTCTGGAGAGAAACAGATGAACTttactctttttcttcttctccatctATAAGAGGAACAGCACACAGACAGGAAACACCACACTACTTCATTTATTCTACATATATCTGCATAAATCTGCATACTAAATAGATAAGTGAGTGGTGAGGACCTGAAGTGCTTCTGCAGCCTCCATCAGAATCTCCATCCCGACTGGACGCACCACCTCGAGACGGCCGAGGAACTGaggaacatacacacacacacacacacacacacacacacacacaattattgcTGTTTCtagcaaacaaacacataatGCTGAGGAGAAAAACAGCACTCACTTTAACAGAGAAGGAAATTTCACTGTCGTTTTCACTGTCACTCATCGCCGCTCTCGCAGtccaacacagagagacaaaaacacGACCTGAAAAATATCAATATATGTCTAGGGTTATCAgtcgtgctctctctctgttagcaagaacatctttttttttgccctgagATCAGTGTGACTTGTGTATTATACAGAGACTCCACTCACAGATTTGATATACATGCTATAATGACACACTTGCATTAAGAACACACTCACCATTAATCTTGCATTAATCACACACGcactacatttacagcatttggctgatgcccttatccagggctacttacatttatcttatttatataagtgagcagttgagggttaagggccttgctcaagggcccagcagtggcagcttggcagtgcaggggtttgaactcatgaccttccaatcagtaggcTAATGTCTTAGCCACTGAGCTCCCACTGCCTATTGCTCTACTCTCTACTCTCTGG is a window from the Pangasianodon hypophthalmus isolate fPanHyp1 chromosome 16, fPanHyp1.pri, whole genome shotgun sequence genome containing:
- the LOC113525166 gene encoding PTB domain-containing engulfment adapter protein 1 produces the protein MSDSENDSEISFSVKFLGRLEVVRPVGMEILMEAAEALQMEKKKKSKVHLFLSRSSIDILEHKTKFMLYSCTLSSVSFCAVHQFQPKLFGFMAKHPALDSHHCYVFQSSKFSHLLVSVIGDAFQASRSSDSVRGSRDLVVEALRHKNKVLQRENAELRKKLQEKGGMDNNEEETDHSDTEQPTSQVRFSSSSDTVALLRSF